In Plasmodium falciparum 3D7 genome assembly, chromosome: 8, the following proteins share a genomic window:
- a CDS encoding histone-arginine methyltransferase CARM1, putative, which yields MIVEKEELNDLNRTIEIIINNYDNDVINKRKEDFSNDDYAYSLCEDNYKSRKTRNVVINMLNKNINIIYYNDEYKNIIFINFLRLCQLNNMNVKKYHDLFIKYDAFNTIANSEKNVGFFLKPVIKNDKLLWDINTDDFHIFNLQCDTHKNTENILYESNNIKNDNEYNHLNDKNNSTGTNQENNDKNGGNYYYILQTDIKVKLNDLLENSSNAESSCYSDEESEYSLSSCSEKEDNISKYDEEKLPSIHNNIKYENNNIIEKHFPNDLLSKCPYYINNKYITNESINYEKYSIDDEGEKNKINNQVYNHCPILNKKTRINGLPNKFEHHFDHFSNLNNININQLVDVIVNQNNEHKSCGDISKNYTGNKIEESILIEKFVQSSQSDHEEINNLHKKINSMEQIIKHLMNEIIKRDMTKKKKNESIHVMKNDSSHNTNKHEYNNVLCCKQNSIHDTYEKEIQTDNIEQINRNDRTKMNEINYDVMKNVEHKIKTYTKEDIHEIDKKYFDSYNYSDIHRTMILDKCRTQCYYDFINKNKEIFENKIVLDIGCGSSIISLFCSDYAKVVVGIDNAEKILEKAKKITEINKAKNIYLFKGKLEDHNIYVDEKNEIYYLNKDLDIETFEKSNNVKLKILKFDIIISEWMGYFLFYECMINTILYARDKYLKENGYIFPNKIYLYMSGYNDMEYIKDNLLIWDKPMYNKNLYELKPNNQEFMETAKIMYVDKNNVSSEIINYGIIDMYTYNKEYFYINVDFKIPLKENKIVTSLCFYFDCLFDKSTYYIKNNTHNNNNNNNNINSIEANNLSRPVNLNEQFSNLNTVPNVSNNTGTILTTSMFKEKTHWKQTLLHLYSNNYNISQIFNTDNKEPNYLCGNIHISSPTNYTRHVHVVLQIKKNKSININEEFICRYYLD from the coding sequence atgatTGTAGAAAAGGAGGAATTGAATGATTTAAACAGAACCATAgagattattattaataattatgataatgatgtAATTAATAAAAGGAAAGAAGATTTTTCAAATGATGATTATGCTTATAGTTTATGTgaagataattataaaagtaGGAAAACAAGAAATgttgttataaatatgttaaataagaatattaatattatatattataatgatgagTATAAgaatatcatatttattaatttcttaAGATTATGtcaattaaataatatgaatgtaaAGAAATATCATGAtttgtttataaaatatgatgcTTTTAATACCATAGCAAATTCTGAAAAAAATGTaggtttttttttgaagcctgttattaaaaatgataaattattGTGGGATATAAACACTGATGATTTCCacatatttaatttacaGTGTGATACGCATAAGAATACCGAAAATATTCTATACGAAtccaataatattaaaaatgataatgaatataatcatcttaatgataaaaataatagcaCGGGAACCAAtcaagaaaataatgataaaaatggtggtaattattattacattttacaAACAGATATTAaagtaaaattaaatgatcTTTTAGAAAATTCATCTAATGCTGAATCATCATGTTATTCTGATGAGGAAAGTGAATATTCCTTATCATCATGTTCAGAAAAGGAGGATAACATCTCTAAATACGATGAAGAAAAATTACCATCTATtcataataacataaaatatgaaaataataatattatagaaaaGCATTTTCCAAATGACTTATTATCAAAATgtccatattatataaataataaatatataacaaatgaaTCAAtcaattatgaaaaatattcaatTGATGATGAgggggaaaaaaataaaataaataatcaagTATATAACCATTGTccaatattaaataaaaaaacaagaatAAATGGTTTACCTAATAAATTTGAACATCATTTTGATCATTTCtcaaatttaaataatattaatataaatcaatTAGTAGATGTAATAGTAAATCAAAATAACGAACATAAATCTTGTGGTGATATtagtaaaaattatacaggaaataaaatagaagaaTCCATACTAATAGAAAAATTTGTACAATCATCTCAAAGTGATcatgaagaaataaataatttacataaaaaaattaatagcatggaacaaattattaaacatttaatgaatgaaataataaaaagagacatgacaaaaaaaaaaaaaaatgaaagcaTACATGTAATGAAAAATGATTCTTCtcataatacaaataaacatgaatataataaCGTATTATGTTGTAAACAAAATTCAATACATGATACATATGAAAAGGAAATCCAAACAGATAATATAgaacaaataaatagaaATGATAGAACAAAGATgaatgaaataaattatgATGTTATGAAAAATGTcgaacataaaataaaaacatacacTAAAGAAGATATCCATGAaatagataaaaaatattttgatagTTATAATTATTCAGATATACACAGAACAATGATTTTAGATAAATGCAGAACACAATGTTATtatgattttataaataaaaataaagaaatatttgaaaataaaatagtcCTCGATATAGGTTGTGGATCGTCTATTATTTCTTTGTTTTGTTCTGATTATGCAAAAGTTGTTGTAGGAATAGATAACGCTGAGAAAATTTTAGAGAAAGCGAAAAAAATAacagaaataaataaagcaaaaaatatttatttgttcaaaGGTAAATTAGAggatcataatatatatgtggatgaaaagaatgaaatatattatttaaacaaaGATTTAGATATTGAAACATTTGAAAAATCAAATAATGtaaaattgaaaatattaaaatttgatATAATTATATCTGAATGGATGggatatttcttattttatgaaTGTATGATTAATACTATATTATATGCTAgagataaatatttaaaagaaaatgggTATATATTtccaaataaaatatatttatatatgtctggatataatgatatggaatatataaaggataatttattaatatgggATAAACCTATGTATAATAAGAATTTGTATGAACTCAAACCGAATAATCAGGAATTTATGGAAACTGCCAAAATAATGTatgttgataaaaataatgtatcatctgaaattattaattatggCATCATtgatatgtatacatataataaagaatatttctatataaatGTAGATTTTAAAATAccattaaaagaaaataaaatagtaacaagtttgtgtttttattttgactgcttatttgataaatcaacatattatataaaaaacaatacacataataataataataataataataatataaatagtataGAGGCTAATAATCTGAGTCGACCTGTAAATTTGAATGAACAGTTCAGTAATTTAAATACAGTACCAAATGTTTCAAATAATACAGGTACTATATTAACAACAAGCATGTTTAAAGAGAAAACTCATTGGAAACAAACTCTTTTACATCtatattcaaataattataatatatcacaaatatttaatacaGACAATAAAGAACCTAATTATTTATGTGGTAATATCCATATTTCTTCGCCAACGAATTATACAAGACATGTTCATGTTGTTTTgcaaataaagaaaaataaatccataaatataaatgaagagTTTATTTGTCGTTATTATTTAgattga
- a CDS encoding CCR4-associated factor 1, with amino-acid sequence MDERTKIVDVWANNLEEEFERIRDIVEKHPYVAIDTEFPGIVARPTGNVLDYNYQTIKCNVDLLKVIQLGVTFSNGKGEMPNVSTWQFNFKFDLDSDMYAQNSIDFLKLSGINFEKHQSLGIELLHFGEVIMSSGLVMNEDVKWISFHGCYDFAYLLKILTCSALPHNEAAFFELLNDFFPSLYDIKYLLLNLNIKQLSRTFSLQKISEILSVKRIGRQHQAGSDSLVTCKTFFKLMEMYFDNKIDDKKYSGIIYGLGSTIKNYNPKLDDHNNNRYHNHHNNYNNHNYVKNSNNNNNNNKYNNNSNNSNNSNNNNNNNNNNNNNNNNSSNNNNNSNNNNNNNSINSHHSHNNNNMLMNAPNNNPMSNYIDAKEYHPTGFNKEIPKLHNKNDVMFHMYADNNQNSYNNISSNINNIHGTNNYITNAIYSSDTVNNYVLNKFVNNSPPSPSSSLSSPPHPPHLPHPPQLLNNTVNKNVRLSLNTSSYMNSKSTDPIGINNHNNNNNLSSSSRSYMASYPSSGIKNSLDTSKIMGPIYNDIPRNITGNLNSDLNNIANENMMNINGLTNGNNLSPTLSANNGIMSPSLSNANNGLLNLNNTNLNNSINNTINGSLILGGMNNNGHTNNNINNNHNNNGNAINMNMNGMGIMNSSMNISGLSTNLNMNNLYGDIRSLGGSTSNINLNNINSMNELNNLKSGSISNISNCDENMIGLNKNIYSTNNGPLIGNMINNNVYNANINYNNYNYNSINTNNSSNNSFLNSVNYNTAYAHGNNPSISPGGNNNMSTNNYYSIQNKYSNFGKYSSNLNYVNPLSQSINEVKSMAGEDYCDIDKRSIDNLGSSKNSFANNKNLLGKINNNNNNNIISSSSSTSHHINFKNTISNNNSNINNNNLNINSTTSVHPMNNPNMNDTNNLNIKRNMKNESFISDLSTNKNELNNMGDHVGMENLNMLVQNMNIKRDEKYKDEKINNNNNMSKNMMLNLNNNSSISNVNNLNNMMNSNNDLIKNNNTTYMKNINMSISNINNGVTNTVLNTDLKVSSNLNQNGINVTNSTTYISANSLDNNNNNNNLNSGNNINDHGNNSGKGINHTNPTIINNDNKINVASHNKGNTSIDGNWINGPINNTNSSNKYSEGKDKDANTEDNKIGYKANDNNNNSSNNNRNNNGKVLSNNKNSNKGNNKNSKNKSKNNNDPNKKASGDNLNEPDYKENNMNNNNNNNNNNNNNNNNNNNNNNNNNNNNNNSNNNNSNNNNSNNNNNSNNNNNNNNNNNNSNNNNNNSNNNNNNNNNNNNNNNNSNNNNYNNSNNNNNNHSTLISNNDNTIVSNNDNEDNSNHTTNNNEQDKDDKNNNMKTEGNHSKFSKQHGNMNTRNKNNDKNNFVNNSNLVNSNVEDVNNFNNIINQRNHCNKNYINFIKEDQQEVDQKELHASNISHMLNEDNSNEIMDKNTSYNNPYNNNANYYKSDNIKLYRGFEKNSSHQLILKNNFSNNSNMTENEGIIMHDMNKMNNPNNADILLGNENLLGIKNLNNYMNPNVHNTERNNELNNNNTNMITNKKNVNSCNNDMLHKQINNFNIININKVHNNISNSLFSNNMSNYNVVSENVNINNNSNTNNTANNNFMNKKNSKANLNVFNQSLINNLNLNLNNFYLNNENSFNKINMNYSNINSTSYYFNTNDNNMNNTQHYYSSFIPEHFATDKIVTKQSSENNNNINNSSTMYKEKKEEPNLNFKEKNFVDKNLPTEKYPGAVLETVDNNFGYPNYEYKTKDHKYFYDN; translated from the coding sequence ATGGATGAGAGAACGAAAATAGTTGACGTGTGGGCAAATAATTTAGAAGAGGAGTTTGAAAGAATACGAGATATTGTTGAAAAACATCCTTATGTTGCAATCGATACAGAATTTCCAGGTATAGTAGCACGGCCCACGGGAAATGTCTtagattataattatcagaCCATAAAATGTAATGTAGATTTATTAAAAGTTATTCAGTTAGGTGTAACCTTTTCCAATGGGAAAGGTGAGATGCCGAATGTTTCGACATGGCAATTTAATTTTAAGTTTGATTTAGATAGTGATATGTATGCACAAAATTCTAtagattttttaaaattaagtGGAATAAATTTTGAAAAACATCAATCATTAGGTATAGAATTATTACACTTTGGAGAAGTTATTATGTCATCTGGTTTAGTTATGAATGAAGATGTAAAATGGATATCATTTCATGGTTGTTATGATTTtgcttatttattaaaaatattgacATGTTCAGCTTTACCTCACAATGAAGCAGCATTTTTTGAATTACTAAACGATTTTTTTCCATCATTATATGACatcaaatatttattattaaatttaaatatcaAACAATTAAGTAGAACTTTCTCCCTGCAAAAAATTAGTGAAATCTTAAGTGTTAAAAGAATAGGAAGACAACACCAAGCGGGTTCAGATTCATTAGTAACTTgtaaaacattttttaaattgatGGAAATGTATTTTGATAACAAAattgatgataaaaaatattcaggTATTATATATGGATTAGGTTCaacaattaaaaattataacccTAAATTagatgatcataataataatagatatCACAACCATcacaataattataataatcacaattatgtaaaaaatagtaacaataataataataataacaaatataataataatagtaacaatagtaacaatagtaacaataataacaataataataacaataataataacaataataataacagtagtaacaataataataatagtaacaataataacaataataatagtattaatAGTCATCATAgtcacaataataataatatgctCATGAATGCACCAAATAATAATCCAATGAGTAATTATATTGATGCAAAAGAATATCATCCAACTGGGTTTAACAAAGAGATTCCAaaattacataataaaaatgatgtgATGTTTCATATGTATGCAGATAACAATCAAAATAGCTATAATAACATTTCTTCAAATATCAATAATATACACGGtactaataattatataacaaatgcTATATATAGTAGTGATACAGTGAATAATTATGTCCTTAATAAATTTGTAAATAACTCACCACCTTCTCCATCTTCTTCCCTTTCATCACCACCACATCCACCTCATCTTCCACACCCACcacaattattaaataatacagttaataaaaatgtgagATTATCATTAAATACGAGTTCATATATGAATAGTAAAAGCACCGATCCAATAGGTATCAACAAccacaacaataataataatttaagtaGTTCCAGTAGAAGTTATATGGCATCATACCCTAGTAGTGGAATTAAAAACAGCTTGGATACATCAAAAATTATGGGAcctatatataatgatattccAAGAAATATAACAGGTAATTTGAATAGcgatttaaataatattgccaacgaaaatatgatgaatataaatgGTCTAACAAATGGTAATAATTTATCACCCACTTTAAGTGCAAATAATGGTATAATGAGTCCCAGTTTGTCGAATGCAAATAATGGCTTATTGAATTTAAACAACACAAACTTAAACAATAGTATAAATAACACTATAAATGGTTCTTTAATTTTGGGAGGGATGAATAATAATGGGCATacgaataataatattaataataatcataataataatggtaatgctataaatatgaatatgaatGGTATGGGTATAATGAACAGCAGTATGAATATCAGTGGGTTAAGTACTAATTTGAACatgaataatttatatgggGATATCAGAAGTTTGGGTGGTAGCACATCGAATATAAATttgaacaatataaatagtatgaatgaattaaataatcTAAAGAGCGGTAGTATAAGTAATATAAGTAATTGTGATGAAAATATGATAggtttaaataaaaatatttattcaacAAACAATGGTCCTTTGATTggaaatatgataaataataatgtatataacgcaaatataaattataataattacaattaTAATAGCATCAACactaataatagtagtaataattcatttttaaatagtGTGAATTATAATACGGCTTATGCCCATGGAAACAATCCATCAATATCACCCGggggaaataataatatgagtacaaataattattattcaattcaaaataaatatagcaATTTTGGTAAATATTCATCAAACCTTAATTATGTGAATCCATTATCACAAAGTATAAATGAAGTTAAGTCAATGGCTGGTGAAGATTATTGTGATATAGATAAAAGAAGTATAGATAATTTAGGTAGTAGTAAAAATTCATTtgcaaataataaaaatcttcttggaaaaataaataataataataataataatattattagtagtagtagtagtacgTCGCatcatattaattttaaaaataccaTATCGAATAATAATTCAAAcataaacaataataatcttaatattaatagtactACTAGTGTTCATCCTATGAATAATCCAAATATGAATGACACGAACAATTTGAATATCAAgagaaatatgaaaaatgaatCATTTATAAGTGACCTgtcaacaaataaaaatgaattaaataatatgggAGATCACGTTGGTATGGAGAACTTAAATATGTTAGtacaaaatatgaatatcaaaagagatgaaaaatataaagatgaaaaaataaataacaataataatatgagtaAAAATATGATGTTAAATTTGAATAATAATTCATCTATTTCAAATGTaaacaatttaaataatatgatgaatagtaataatgatttgataaagaataataatacaacatatatgaaaaatatcaaTATGTCTAtatcaaatattaataatggaGTCACTAATACTGTTTTAAATACTGACCTAAAGGTATCTTCGAATTTGAATCAAAACGGTATAAATGTAACGAATTCGACAACATATATAAGTGCTAATAGccttgataataataataataataataatttgaatagtggtaataatattaatgatcaTGGGAATAATTCAGGTAAGGGTATAAATCATACAAATCCAACCATTATAaacaatgataataaaattaatgtaGCTAGTCATAATAAAGGTAATACTTCTATTGATGGAAATTGGATTAATGGAccaataaataatacaaatagtagtaataaataTAGTGAAGGAAAAGATAAAGATGCTAATactgaagataataaaataggTTACAAAGCAAATGACAACAATAACAACAGTAGCAATAACAATAGGAATAATAATGGAAAAGTTCTAAGCAATAATAAAAACTCAAATAAAGGTAATAATAAGAACagcaaaaataaaagtaagaataataatgaccCGAACAAGAAAGCATCGGGTGATAATTTAAACGAACCTGATtataaggaaaataatatgaataataataataataataacaacaataataataacaataataataataataataacaataataataataataataacaataataataatagcaacaataataatagcaacaataataatagtaacaacaataataatagtaacaacaataataataataataataataataataatagtaacaataataataataatagtaacaacaataataataataataacaataataacaataataataataatagtaacaataataattacaataatagtaacaataataataataatcatagtaCCCTAATtagtaataatgataatactaTTGTTAGTAATAATGACAATGAAGATAATAGTAATCATACAACTAACAATAATGAACAGGataaagatgataaaaataataatatgaaaactGAAGGTAATCATTCAAAATTTTCCAAGCAACATGGGAACATGAATACaagaaacaaaaataatgataaaaataattttgtaaataatagTAACCTTGTGAATTCTAATGTCGAAGATGTaaacaattttaataatataattaatcaaAGAAATCATTGTAATAAGAACtacataaattttataaaagagGACCAACAAGAAGTAGATCAAAAAGAATTACATGCATCAAATATATCCCATATGTTAAATGAAGACAATTCAAATGAGATTATGGATAAAAAtacatcatataataatccctataataataatgctaATTATTACAAAtcagataatataaaattatatagaggttttgaaaaaaatagttCTCatcaattaatattaaaaaacaatttctccaataatagtaatatgaCAGAAAATGAAGGAATTATTATGcatgatatgaataaaatgaataatccTAATAATGCTGATATATTATTGGGTAATGAAAATTTACTAGGTATTAAAAatttgaataattatatgaatccAAATGTTCATAATACCGAAAGAAATAATGAActcaacaacaataataccAATAtgataacaaataaaaaaaatgtgaacagttgtaataatgatatgttacataaacaaattaataattttaatattattaatataaataaagtacataataatatatccaaTTCTTTATTTAGCAATAATATGAGTAATTATAATGTAGTAAGTGAAAATGtgaacataaataataatagtaatacaaataatacagcaaataataattttatgaataaaaaaaatagcaAAGCAAATTTAAATGTATTTAATCAAAGCTTAATAAATAACTTAAATTTAAAcctaaataatttttatcttaataatgaaaattcatttaacaaaattaatatgaattatagtaatattaatagtaccAGTTACTATTTTAATAccaatgataataatatgaataataccCAGCATTATTACAGTTCATTTATACCTGAACATTTTGCTACAGATAAAATAGTTACTAAACAAAGTTctgagaataataataatattaataatagtagtacaatgtataaagaaaaaaaggaagaacCGAATCTAAActttaaggaaaaaaattttgtagACAAAAACCTACCAACAGAAAAATACCCAGGAGCCGTATTGGAAACagttgataataattttggaTATCCAAATTATGAGTACAAAACTAAGGaccataaatatttttatgataactAA